GATGAAATCATGGAAAAGATCGAAACTGCCGTTAAAAATAAACCCCAACATCCCCAATATTGACAATTTGAGTACTTTTGATTTAATTATTTTAAATATGAAAATTTTCTGCATCGTTTGTTTTTTATGTGTTTGCTCCATGCTGGAGGCGCAGCCGTGTGATTATTCGATTCCAAAGTATACATTTCGTAGCCAAAAGGACATTCCTGTTGGCAGTGATTTGGATTACAGATTGGTATCTACCAATCTGTTTATAGACATCTATTATCCTGTTGGATCAGCTGAGCATAAAAGACCTTTGGTGATGTTTGCCTTTGGAGGTGGATTTATTGGAGGAAAAAGGCAGGACATGGCCATTTTATGCGAAGAATTTGCAAAAAGAGGATTTGTAGCTGCAACCATTGATTACAGAATTGGGTTTGATGGCATTTCAATTCTGCCAACAGATTCTGCAGAAGTATTAAGAGCTGGGTTTAGAGGGGCACAGGACGGAAAAGCCGCACTCAGATTTCTAAAAGCAAGGCATTTGGAAGATTCCATCGACTTGGACAGGATTTGGGTGGGTGGTGTTTCAGCAGGAAGTATCGTTGCTTTGGCCACTACCTTTTTTCAAAATGAAGCAGACAAACCCAAAGAAGCAGGAGAAATGCCTTCGGTGGGTGGCCGCATGAGACCTGATTTGGGACCATTGGAGGGCACAAGACATTTAAATGGCTACGATACCAAAGTGCAGGGAGTATTTAACATCTTTGGAGCAATGCTTAGTTTGGATCAACTGAAGTCTGACAATGATGTGGCCATTATGTCGTATCATCAAACCCAAGACCCTGTGGTTCCATGCAATGCAAACAAACCATATTTTGGCAATCCTTTAGTGGCTGCCAATTATCCCACTTTGTATGGAAGCTGTGTTCTTTCTCAGCACCTTCAATTTTTAGGAGTGCCAGAAAAATTGCACAAATCCTGGATTTATTCAGGTAATCAACATGCCATGCACAACCAAAATGAGGTGTTCAAATTTCTTTTGGAAGGAGCAAATCCATTGCTTTGTCAAGGTTTTACCTCCACCACAGAACCATCCAATCGTTTTGCAGTGATGCCCAACCCATTTCAAGATCAAATTCAAATTGTATCAGATTTAAATTTCGATTCATACCGAATTTTAGATTTGAATCACAGGGTATTGTCTTCCGGAAATCTAAGCACAGATTCCTTTATTTCTACCAGCACGGTTACCCCAGGATTTTATTTTTTGGAGTTAAGAGCGGGAAATGAATACATGAAAACTAAAATAATAAAACTTTAATTAACTTCTTTTTTATTTTCTTATAAAACCGATATGAAACTTTTGGATGGAGTCCATTTGTCTGGAATTATACGCCGGGAAATTGCAATTAGAGTGATGGAACATTGCGGCAACCAAAGGAGGTCACCTCATCTTGCCGCCATTTTAATTGGCAATAATCCCGCAAGCCAGGCTTATGTCAGAAATAAAATAAAAGCATGCGAAGAAGTGGGTTTTGGTTCGACATTGATTAAAAAACCAGAATCAACAACGGAGCACGAAATTATTGAACTAATTTCTGAACTGAATGCAAGCAGAGAAATCGATGGTTATATCGTTCAATTGCCCTTGCCAAGGCACATCGA
This window of the Saprospiraceae bacterium genome carries:
- a CDS encoding T9SS type A sorting domain-containing protein — encoded protein: MKIFCIVCFLCVCSMLEAQPCDYSIPKYTFRSQKDIPVGSDLDYRLVSTNLFIDIYYPVGSAEHKRPLVMFAFGGGFIGGKRQDMAILCEEFAKRGFVAATIDYRIGFDGISILPTDSAEVLRAGFRGAQDGKAALRFLKARHLEDSIDLDRIWVGGVSAGSIVALATTFFQNEADKPKEAGEMPSVGGRMRPDLGPLEGTRHLNGYDTKVQGVFNIFGAMLSLDQLKSDNDVAIMSYHQTQDPVVPCNANKPYFGNPLVAANYPTLYGSCVLSQHLQFLGVPEKLHKSWIYSGNQHAMHNQNEVFKFLLEGANPLLCQGFTSTTEPSNRFAVMPNPFQDQIQIVSDLNFDSYRILDLNHRVLSSGNLSTDSFISTSTVTPGFYFLELRAGNEYMKTKIIKL